ACACCGTCATGAATCCACACGCTGAAACAGGACGTATTCCTTGTGGCTGCCCCCCGCTCTGGTGTTACGCCCTCGGGGTGCTCTAGTGCACAAGCGCGAGCGTTGCACTACACACATGTCGCAAGACGCAAGGTTTCTTGCATCTTTCTGGCCGGCCGGCATTCTCCGCCTGCCAAACTCTACCCGCGATTGATCAGACGCCCCCTTGGCGCAGAAGTTGCCTCCGACGCCGACCTCGACTTGCACAGGGGACACTTTGGGGTCACCCGCGGTGTCCCTCGCTGGGCTCAGCACGATTGCTGGTAGCGAGGATTCTGTCCGCGCGAAACGTAGACGGTGATTTAGTTGCGCGGCGAAGGCGTGCCTGCCCCGAGCTTGGCAAGGCCCCTAAATGCAAGAAGCAACGCACCCGTCGAAGGCGGCCCCAATCTGAGCCTGCCGCCGTCCGTCGGGCCGGTGCGACGCCAGGCGTTGACTCAGGGGGCGAGCGGTACTGTCGCGATGGCGACGCGGGAGTCCAAGGTCTCGATGTACCTCTTAACCGACGGCGCGGCCAGCCACACCAGCGCGAGAATGCCGACCACGAACGGCACGACGCCCGCGCACGTCAGAATGGCGCAGATTTCGACGATGGCCAGCTTCTGAAGAGATTCAGAGAACCGGGGTCGCGCACTCAGCAAATTGGCAGCCGAGACTATTTCGAGTACCCCCAGCGGAATGAGCGCTAGCGGCAGTACAAAAACGAAGAGCGCCAAGCCGAGCACTATATTGAGAATTCCCGAGCTCAAACGCAGAACGCCCACGGTCGTGACTTGCCACGGCTTGACCGTTGCATGCGGCCCGACGTACGTCAGGGTTTTACTGGTCGCCGCATTTTGCCCTTCCGGCGGCTGATCCGCAAAGGCTTGCGCATGCATTTCGGCCGTCGGCATCTGGAATTGTTTGTCGCAAAACGGACAAGCGACGACCTGGCTTTCAACATTGCCATCGTCCAATAAATGGCCCTGACAATGGGGACAGGCGACGAACCTTGTTTCGGTCATGGCGATCCAATCCTCCACACGGACGCCCCGAATTCCTGCGCGCCATGGGGAAGGCATCCGTGGTCTTGCCACAAGGCGGTCATCGGGTATTCGTCTGCAACGCCCAATTCTTAGAGCTTGGATTCTTAGCAAATAGTCCCGTGCTGTCGTCGGGGGATCAAGTGGCCCCGAGCAGTGCCAAGCGGACGAGATTCAATGCTTGCTTAGCCGCGCGCGTGGTAAGGATGTCGGGGCTGCCGAAGTGCGGCACCGATCGTGGAATGACTTCGGTGGCCGACGCTAACGCGATAAACAGTCGTTGGGGCGTCGTCTCCTTCGTGGCCGGTAGGGGAAACTGACTCACTGCTAGCGCTAGATCCGTTCCCAAGCGTTCGCGGCAGCCGCGGGCCATTGCTTCCACGACCTCGGCGCTGACCGGTGTGTGCTCGGTGATGAACTCCGCAGGCACTCCCAATAATCGTGTCAAAGACGATTGATTGGGGGCAATCAGCCCACCTACGAAGTGCTGTCCCTCGGGCGAGGCTTCATGTAGCCGATGCGCCACGAGCCCGCCGGTACCCCATTCGACAGTGGCCAGCGTCAGCCGGCGCTGCTCGAGGAGTCGCATTACGACATCTTCCAACTCGTCGTCCTCTTCGCCGAAGACGACGTTGCCCAAACAGTCGTAGATCGTGGCCACGGTGGGCTCCATCTGGGTGCGGCATTCAGCATCGCTTGCACCCTGCGCGGTGATGCGTAGCGTGATCGTCGCCGCGCTGACCGTGATGCCGACGCTGGGAGAGCGGCCACGGCGGATCATGTCGGGCAGACGCCCTTCGAGTTCACTTTCGCTGAGCCCGAAGCACTTGATGCGCCGATGGCGGATGACTTGCGGCGCGCCCGATAGATTTGCCAGTTCGGGACCGACGGTGTCGGCCCACATGCGAAACATCTCGGAGGGGACGCCTGGCAGCGCGTACACGCGACATGGTCGGCCCGTGACGCGTGGTACTTCCAGCGCGATGCCGGGGGCCGTGCCGGTTGGGTTGGGGATCATATGGCTGCCGGCCGGGAATAATGCCTGCACCGTATTCTTCTCGGGCATGGTGCGGCCAAATCGTGCGAACAGGGCGCGAATGTGCTCGACAACGTCTTCGCGCAGCACAAGTTCGCTGTTGGTGAGCTGGGCCAGAACCTCGCGCGTCAGATCGTCGGCCGTGGGACCTAATCCACCGGAGGCCACGACGACGTCGGCGCGCTCGGCTGCCTCACGAAAGACGCGAACATTGGCCGCCAGGTCGTCGGCGACGGTCGTGTGGTACAGCACGCGGATGCCGACTTCGCCCAGCCGCTCGCTGAGCCATTGAGTATTGGTGTCCAGTCGTTGGCCACTGGTGAGTTCGTCGCCGATCGAGATAACTTCCGCATCCATGTACATTCCTCTGCTGTGAGCTTGCGGACCGACGGCGCGGCTCTCGCCGGGCGCCGCATGGGCACTATTCTGGCAGGAAAACAAGCGTCGTCCAGCCAAGGCCCCTCGTCCTGCGCCGTATCCTTTCCGTATGATGACAACGCGCGAGCGCCACGACGCCGCCAGGTGAGAATCGAGAGTCCATGATGAACAAGCGCGAGCCGATGCCGGAACATAGCCACGAGCATCACGACCAGGGCCACGATCCGCGCAGCGGCCAAAACCTCTCCGATCACGGTCCGTCGTTGGACGAACACGCGCTAGTCGAATCTCCGTCGCACGACCACGGTTCGAACACGTCGGACATTGGCCAGGCCCGCGATCCAGTGTGCGGTATGACGGTCGAGCGGGCCAAAACGCCGTACAAGCATGTGCATGCGGGTGAGACCTATTACTTCTGCTCGGCGGGATGTGTGAAAAAATTTCAGGCCGATCCCGCGAAATACGTCGCGGGGGCCATCGAGACAGCTGCCGCAGGCTTGGTGCAGATTGGCCAAGCGGGGGCTGGACCAGCGCCGTCCGCTGTGCGGGGCGCCTCCGGTTCTCCGGCGGCCGGAAGCGGCGCGGCGCAAGGTGTCCCCTATACCTGCCCGATGCACCCTCAAGTGCGGAAAATGGGCCCGGGCTCGTGCCCCATCTGCGGCATGGCACTGGAGCCGGTCGACGTCACGCAGGCCGAGGAAGACAATTCCGAACTGATCGATATGCAACGCAGGTTGTGGGTCTGCCTGGCACTGACGATCCCTGTGTTTGTGGTAGCGATGGGCGAGATGGTCGCCGCCGAGCAATTCGCGCACTGGCTGCCGGGCGGGGCATCGGCCTGGCTGCAACTGGCGCTAGCGACACCTGTGGTGTTATGGGGAGGTTGGCCATTTTTTGTGCGGGGTTGGACGTCGCTGGTCACGCGCCAGTTGAACATGTTTACGCTCATTGCGCTGGGTGTCGGAGTCGCTTATTTAGAGAGCATCGTGGCGACGCTCGCGCCCGACGTGTTTCCGGAATCGTTTCGCGGGCATGGCGGACAGGTGGGAACGTACTTCGAATCGGCAGCCGTGATCATCACGCTGGTGCTCTTTGGCCAGGTGCTAGAGCTACGGGCGCGAAGCCAAACGTCGAGCGCCATTCGCGGGCTGCTGGGGCTCGCTCCGCGCAGCGCGCGCCACCTCAGTGACGATGGCACCGAGCATGACGTGCCACTCGAAGAGGTACAGCCCGGTGATCGACTACGTGTGCGACCCGGCGAAAAAGTGCCAGTCGACGGAGTCGTCGTCGAAGGCACTAGTTATGTCGACGAATCGATGATCACAGGCGAGCCGGTTCCAGTGGCAAAGAAAACCGGCGAGCGGGTCACGGGCGGCACTGTGAATGGTACCGGCGCTTTGGTCATGCGGGCCGAGCGCGTGGGGCGCGACACGTTGCTTGCGCAGATCGTGCAAATGGTAAGCGAGGCGCAGCGTAGCCGGGCGCCGATTCAACTATTGGCCGATGTCGTGGCGGGTTACTTCGTGCCGGCCGTGGTTGCGGTTGCCATCGCGACCTTCGCTGTCTGGAGTCTGGTCGGGCCCGAGCCGCGCCTGGCATACGCCTTGGTCAATGCCGTGGCGGTGCTGATTATCGCTTGTCCGTGCGCACTAGGATTGGCGACGCCGATGTCGATCATGGTGGGAACAGGACGCGGCGCCGCGGCGGGCGTGCTCGTGCGTCGCGCCGAGGCGCTGGAACGGCTCGAGAAGGTCGATACGTTGGTCCTGGATAAAACCGGCACACTGACCGAGGGGAAGCCGCGGCTGGCCAATGTCATGCCGGCTGACGAGTTTTCTGAAGACGAAGTACTGCGCCTGGCGGCCAGCTTGGAAACGGCCAGCGAGCATCCGTTGGCCACGGCCGTTGTCGCCGCGGCGCGCGAACGCGGCCTGAGGATTGTTCCGGCTGTAGATTTTCAATCCGTGACAGGGCAGGGCGTGTCAGGGACGGTCGAGGGGCACACGCTCAAACTGGGAAACCAAACGCTCTTATCCACAGCGAACGTCGATACCGCGGCGCTCACGGCGCGGGCCGAAGAGCTGCGACGACGCGGACAGACCGTGATGTTTCTTGCGGTCGATGGACGCGCGGCGGGACTGATTGGCGTGGCCGATCCGATCAAGGAATCGACTCCCGAGGCGATCAGCACTCTACGATCCGCAGGTCTGCGCGTTGTGATGCTCACCGGAGACAGCCGCGTCACGGCCGAGGCGGTCGCGGGCCAACTAGGGCTCGACGAGATCCATGCCGAAGTACAACCACAACAAAAAAATGCCATCATCCGCCGATTGCAACAGGAAGGGCGCATTGTCGCGATGGCAGGTGATGGAGTGAACGACGCACCGGCCTTGGCGCAGGCCGATGTGGGCATTGCCATGGGTACCGGAACGGACGTAGCCATCGAGAGCGCCGGCATCACGCTTTTGAAGGGGGACCTGCGTGGCATCGTCCGGGCCCGTCGACTGAGCCATGCCACCATGCGCAATATCCGCGAGAACCTGTTCTTCGCCTTCATCTACAACGGCGTAGGAGTACCGATCGCGGCGGGTGTGCTCTACCCGGTGTTCGGGTTGCTTTTGAGCCCCATGATCGCCGCGGCCGCCATGAGCTTCAGCTCGGTCTCGGTGATTGCCAATGCCTTGCGATTGCGACGGGTGAAGTTGTAGCACGTTGTCGGTGCCACTGCGGATTTGGCGCTGCCGGCAGTGTCCGACCGAGAACGATCTGTTTAGCCAACCGAAATCGAGCTGCGCTTGATGACTATGAATCTCTCTCGTCCTGCCTGGAGATTGCCGCGTGGCGTGACGCGGGGTCTGTGGGAGCACGCGCAAATCGAGCATTCTGCGGGCGCGTATGACGAGCGCTTTTCTCATCGCGCTTCGGTCGAACTCGACGAGGCTGTGCTGGACGAGTACTTACGGCCGCCGGGCTTGCTGATCGACCTGGGTTGCGGCACGGGCAGGTTGACGATTCCGCTCGCGCGGCGTGGATTTCGTTGCGTGGCCGTCGATCTGTCGCTGCCGTCGCTAATGACTGTGGGCCAGAACGCCGCGGCTGAGAGCCTTCCGGTCGATCGGTTGCTGGTAAACCTCGTCGAACTTGATTGCCTACGTGACGGATCGGCCGACTACTGCATTTCGATGTACAGCACGCTGGGGATGATCCGCGGCCGCGATAATCGGCTGCAATTCTTGCGGCATGTGAGGCGCATTCTCAAGCCGGGCGGAACGTTCGTCGTCCATGTACACAATCGCTGGTACAACATCTTTCAGCCGCAGAGCCGCTGGTGGTTCGTGACGAACCTGTTGCGCAGTATGCGTCGCGCCGATGTCGAAGCCGGTGACAAATTCTTCGACTATCAGGGCGTGCCCAACATGTTTCTGCACGTTTTCACGCGGAACGAACTCGTGGCCGATTTGAACAGTGTGGGATTTCACGTCGAGCGACTGATTCCGCTCTCGATCGAACGCACCGATACGCTACGCTGGCCGTGGCTATGGGGGTGGCTGCGGGCCGGCGGCTGGATCGGGATCTGTAGGTAAGAGATGTACCGCCAAGTCGAGCGCAAACCAAGGCCGGGCGACTTTTGCAAGACGTCCGGCCAGAGGGCGGGAGCGGGTGGGACGGGTTTCACAGGAGCGGCGTTACTCCCTCATCCCACCCAACTCCCCAGTTCGTTAGCCACGCTACATTTGGTCGCCTTGGCCATGCTCTATCGCTATTTGCGTGGCCTCAGGTCGCTGGCTGGACTGCGACG
This genomic interval from Pirellulales bacterium contains the following:
- a CDS encoding CinA family nicotinamide mononucleotide deamidase-related protein, whose protein sequence is MDAEVISIGDELTSGQRLDTNTQWLSERLGEVGIRVLYHTTVADDLAANVRVFREAAERADVVVASGGLGPTADDLTREVLAQLTNSELVLREDVVEHIRALFARFGRTMPEKNTVQALFPAGSHMIPNPTGTAPGIALEVPRVTGRPCRVYALPGVPSEMFRMWADTVGPELANLSGAPQVIRHRRIKCFGLSESELEGRLPDMIRRGRSPSVGITVSAATITLRITAQGASDAECRTQMEPTVATIYDCLGNVVFGEEDDELEDVVMRLLEQRRLTLATVEWGTGGLVAHRLHEASPEGQHFVGGLIAPNQSSLTRLLGVPAEFITEHTPVSAEVVEAMARGCRERLGTDLALAVSQFPLPATKETTPQRLFIALASATEVIPRSVPHFGSPDILTTRAAKQALNLVRLALLGAT
- a CDS encoding heavy metal translocating P-type ATPase, whose translation is MNKREPMPEHSHEHHDQGHDPRSGQNLSDHGPSLDEHALVESPSHDHGSNTSDIGQARDPVCGMTVERAKTPYKHVHAGETYYFCSAGCVKKFQADPAKYVAGAIETAAAGLVQIGQAGAGPAPSAVRGASGSPAAGSGAAQGVPYTCPMHPQVRKMGPGSCPICGMALEPVDVTQAEEDNSELIDMQRRLWVCLALTIPVFVVAMGEMVAAEQFAHWLPGGASAWLQLALATPVVLWGGWPFFVRGWTSLVTRQLNMFTLIALGVGVAYLESIVATLAPDVFPESFRGHGGQVGTYFESAAVIITLVLFGQVLELRARSQTSSAIRGLLGLAPRSARHLSDDGTEHDVPLEEVQPGDRLRVRPGEKVPVDGVVVEGTSYVDESMITGEPVPVAKKTGERVTGGTVNGTGALVMRAERVGRDTLLAQIVQMVSEAQRSRAPIQLLADVVAGYFVPAVVAVAIATFAVWSLVGPEPRLAYALVNAVAVLIIACPCALGLATPMSIMVGTGRGAAAGVLVRRAEALERLEKVDTLVLDKTGTLTEGKPRLANVMPADEFSEDEVLRLAASLETASEHPLATAVVAAARERGLRIVPAVDFQSVTGQGVSGTVEGHTLKLGNQTLLSTANVDTAALTARAEELRRRGQTVMFLAVDGRAAGLIGVADPIKESTPEAISTLRSAGLRVVMLTGDSRVTAEAVAGQLGLDEIHAEVQPQQKNAIIRRLQQEGRIVAMAGDGVNDAPALAQADVGIAMGTGTDVAIESAGITLLKGDLRGIVRARRLSHATMRNIRENLFFAFIYNGVGVPIAAGVLYPVFGLLLSPMIAAAAMSFSSVSVIANALRLRRVKL
- a CDS encoding class I SAM-dependent methyltransferase, translated to MNLSRPAWRLPRGVTRGLWEHAQIEHSAGAYDERFSHRASVELDEAVLDEYLRPPGLLIDLGCGTGRLTIPLARRGFRCVAVDLSLPSLMTVGQNAAAESLPVDRLLVNLVELDCLRDGSADYCISMYSTLGMIRGRDNRLQFLRHVRRILKPGGTFVVHVHNRWYNIFQPQSRWWFVTNLLRSMRRADVEAGDKFFDYQGVPNMFLHVFTRNELVADLNSVGFHVERLIPLSIERTDTLRWPWLWGWLRAGGWIGICR